The Streptomyces cyaneogriseus subsp. noncyanogenus region CTGGGCGATGCGCCGCCGCTCCGCCTCCTGGGCGAGCAGCACCCGGGCGCTGCTGGTGGCCCGTTCGCGCTCCAGCCGGTCGAGCATGGCGTTGAAGGTGCGGATCAGCTCGCCGACCTCGCCCCCGCCGGGCACCGGCAGCCGCTGGCCGGGGCGCAGCAGGTCGACGGTGGTCATCAGCCGCGTGAGCCGGTCCAGCGGGGACAGGCCCCAGCGCAGCAGGGCGGCGTTGGCGACCAGCATGACGGCCAGGCCGCCGACCAGGATCACCGCCTCCGTCAGCAGCACCGGCACCGAGACGGTCACCGGCGCCCACAGCAGCAGCGCCGTGGCCGTGCCCAGCACCAGGGCGTTGAGCCCGAAGATCCGCCAGAACAGGGACACCCGGAAAACGCCTCCTCACTGCTCCTCGCGCGGCGCGGTGCGCCACGGTTCGCCTCAGGTGCCGGACTTCACGCACCCGGGCGGGAGCAGCGGCCCTCGGCCCGACCGGGCCGGCAGCCAGCCTGCACCGCGCCGGGCGGTCGCGTCGATGGGCAGCGACACCCATTTCCCGGGCGCGGCACCACCCACGGCGCGGACGTCCGCGCCACCCCCGCATGGGCGTGGCGCCCACCGGTAAATGGGGTCTGCGCCCGATGGGTTTCCGCCCCGGCGACGGCGAGGGTGGACGAGGACCGTGCACCCTCCGTGAGAAGCCCGCCAGAAAGGGGCCCCGCCGTGCCGCTCGACGCCTCCCGTTCCGAACCCCGCACCCACCGGCTGAGCGCGCAGGAGGCTCGTCAGCGCCTGGAGCACGCCCGCGACACCCGGCTGGCGCAACTGCGCGCGCTGGCCGGGACCGGGCGGACGGCGGACGACGGGTTCCTGGCCGAGCAGAAGGCCGCCGTCGAAGGGGTGCTGGCGGAGATCGACGCGGCCTTCGCCCGGGTCGCCGACGGCACGTACGGCAGGTGCGAGGGGTGCGGCAAGCCCGTGCCGGCGGAGCGCCTGGAGATCCTTCCCTACACCCGTCACTGCGTGGCCTGCCGCAGCCGTACCGCCTGACCGCCCGGTGGCCCCGACCCCGGCCGACGCCCTGCCCGAGGGGTGAAGTGGTGAACCATCAGATGCTCGGCGGCCCTCCGGCCGCGCTGTCGCCCGAGGACCTCGCCGTGCTCCGCGCCGATCTGCTGGAGCAGCGCCTGTTCCGGCGCGAGCAACTGCGCCGGCTCGCCGTCTCCCGCCCGTCCCGCGCGGGCGGCGCGCGGCGGGAGACCGCCGCCCGGGCCGAGGTCCGGGCGAAGCTCGCGGCCTCCGCGCGCATGGTCCTCGCCGACGTCGAGGCGGCGCTCACCCGGATGGCCGAGGGCCGCTACGGCACCTGCCACCTGTGCCGGAGCCCCCTTCCCCTCGACTACCTGAAAATCGTCCCGCAGGCCCGCTACTGCGGCGGCTGCCGTCGGGCGCGGGAGGCCGCGCGGTGAGCCCGGCGCGGGAGCGGCGGGACGCGCGGGGCCGCGCGCACGCTGTCCCGCCGTCCGGCGCCGGTACGGGGCCGCCCACGGGACGGCGACCGCTCGCCACCGGGGCGCCCGGGCCGTCGCCCCGGTCCCGCGCGGCAGCCGTCCGACGGCCAGGCCGGCCGCTCGGCCGGTGGGTCGCTTGCCCGGTGCGCCGTTCGGCCGGTGGGTCGCTTGCCCGGTGCGCCGTTCGGCCGGTGGGAGTCGCACCCGGTGGGAGCAGGACTCGGTGGGACGCGGGCCCGAGCCGCGGTGCGCCACCGGGCCGTGTCCCCGCCAAGCCCTTCAGGCCGTTGCCGTTCCCGTGGCCGGTGGGGGCGAGTTGCCCGGCCGGTCAGGTCGGGGTGGCTCCCGGTGGCCGGTGGAGCCGCCGCGCCCCTCAGGCCGTCGCCGCTCCCGTGGCCGGTGGGGTCAGTTGTCCGGCCAGCCAGGTCGGGACGCCTCCCAGCAGGCGGTAGAGCCGTCGCGCCTCCTCCCGCAGCCGTGACGCCTCCGGTTCCGTCTCCGTGTCGGCGAGGGAGACCAGCGCGGGGGCCGTGCCGACGAGGTAGCCCAGCTCCTCGCGGATGCGCAACGACTCGGCGAAGCCGTGCCGGGCCTCGGCCATCTCGCCGTCCCGCAGGGCGAGGCCGGCCAGGTGCCGCCAGGTGAACGACATCAGCAGGGCGTCGGAGTGCGCGGTGGCCCCGGCGTGCGCGCGCCGGTACGCCGCCCGCGCGGCCTGCGGCGAGCGGCTGAGGTTCTCCGCGAGCAGCCCGCGCCGGAAGTCCAGCAGGGCCCGCCGCCGCGCCCCCGGCTGGATCAGCGCCGCCGCCCGGCCGAGCGCGGCCCGCGCCTCGTCGGCCCGGTCCCGCACGCCGTGCAGCGTGGCGGCGTAGGCGAGCTGCCCGCGTTCGCAGGCCGCGCCCCCGCGCTCGTCGTCGGTGTCGGCGAGCGCCTCGGCGGTGCGCAGCGCGTCCTCCGCCTCCTCCCAGCCCTGCTCGGTGTAGAGGCACCGCTCCACCAGCAGCGCGGCCCGCTGGAGCGCGGCCTCGGCGCTGACCGGCCGCAGCAGGGCCGCGGCGTCCGCCCAGCAGGCGCGCGAACGCAGCCGCCATACCGCGGTCTGGAGCGGATCGTCACCTGCGGTCGTTCCCGTACCAGACATGGCGGTATGCGCCACCTCGCCCTCCCCAAGCACGCCGTCGAGCCGTCGAG contains the following coding sequences:
- a CDS encoding TraR/DksA family transcriptional regulator, with product MPLDASRSEPRTHRLSAQEARQRLEHARDTRLAQLRALAGTGRTADDGFLAEQKAAVEGVLAEIDAAFARVADGTYGRCEGCGKPVPAERLEILPYTRHCVACRSRTA
- a CDS encoding TraR/DksA family transcriptional regulator, with product MVNHQMLGGPPAALSPEDLAVLRADLLEQRLFRREQLRRLAVSRPSRAGGARRETAARAEVRAKLAASARMVLADVEAALTRMAEGRYGTCHLCRSPLPLDYLKIVPQARYCGGCRRAREAAR